A DNA window from Chryseobacterium sp. MEBOG06 contains the following coding sequences:
- a CDS encoding DUF6909 family protein, translating to MTNSRARETTEAIERLYISMRHLFYRGFFKPGGVSGESIRSLLKTINPEIYGTMNIPNKLELDGLMYVLDRLPEGIEECAFIHLTSDEGFDKGSFEPIVPKKRRRNCYRIDEHQMNIEVLLGRSEIYDILTHLTFLFIEADKIRNQAFIRDENWKPTRAFKIIEEVVKGEKKYSRKEKEVALIHLSSLIGRTFEETLRAYNTFGDDDNPDRLFKIIYNLGKVSLEDAKETTEREIHFSAILKERVGHHYFGEKWADKVKEVLFENNLHMRPLHIISANMHSVKNMLYANEALKKKQHHEVDYKLYEEISNKKELRDKVSKYALDGGMIHIADKSGSNIDVQIIDLSKTDLKNTPFSDIKFSGDDVVMVFDYAFGEQAFEVMDELLKPFEHKGEVYMMHVKSVSIMGKAGILTGEKGDIMIPTSHIFEGTADNYPFENALKLDDFKDDELKAFEGPMITVLGTSLQNRDILSYFMNTSWRAIGLEMEGAHYQKAIQVASKIRHHISPDLFVCYAYYASDNPLETGSTLSSGGLGLTGVKPTYLITLRILEKILRSGKKEASSKK from the coding sequence ATGACAAATTCTAGAGCAAGAGAAACCACCGAGGCTATCGAAAGACTATACATCTCTATGAGACACTTATTTTATAGAGGATTTTTCAAGCCAGGAGGGGTTTCAGGAGAAAGTATAAGAAGTTTGTTGAAAACCATCAATCCGGAAATTTATGGGACCATGAATATTCCGAACAAATTGGAGCTTGACGGCTTGATGTATGTTTTGGACAGACTTCCGGAAGGGATTGAGGAGTGTGCTTTTATTCATCTTACATCTGATGAAGGTTTTGATAAAGGAAGTTTCGAACCCATTGTTCCTAAGAAAAGAAGAAGAAACTGTTATAGAATTGATGAACACCAGATGAATATTGAGGTTCTTTTGGGCCGTTCCGAAATTTATGACATTCTTACCCACCTTACATTCCTATTTATAGAAGCTGATAAAATTCGTAACCAGGCTTTCATTCGGGATGAAAACTGGAAGCCGACACGCGCCTTTAAAATTATTGAAGAGGTCGTGAAGGGTGAAAAGAAATACAGCAGAAAAGAAAAAGAGGTTGCTCTTATTCATCTTTCATCTTTAATAGGAAGAACTTTTGAAGAAACTTTAAGAGCTTATAACACTTTTGGAGATGATGACAATCCGGACCGATTATTTAAAATCATCTATAACTTAGGAAAAGTAAGTCTTGAAGATGCTAAAGAAACCACAGAAAGAGAAATTCATTTCAGTGCAATATTAAAGGAAAGAGTAGGACACCATTACTTTGGAGAAAAGTGGGCGGATAAGGTAAAGGAGGTTTTATTTGAAAACAATCTTCATATGCGTCCGCTGCATATTATCTCTGCCAATATGCACTCTGTTAAGAATATGCTTTATGCGAATGAGGCGCTTAAAAAGAAGCAGCATCATGAAGTAGACTACAAGTTGTATGAAGAGATTTCAAATAAAAAGGAACTTCGTGATAAAGTATCAAAATATGCTTTAGATGGAGGAATGATTCATATTGCTGATAAGAGTGGAAGTAATATTGATGTTCAGATCATTGATTTGAGCAAAACAGATTTGAAAAATACTCCTTTCAGCGATATTAAGTTTTCCGGAGATGATGTGGTAATGGTATTCGATTATGCATTCGGAGAGCAGGCTTTTGAAGTAATGGATGAATTACTAAAACCTTTTGAGCATAAGGGAGAAGTATATATGATGCATGTGAAATCTGTTTCCATTATGGGGAAAGCAGGAATTCTTACAGGAGAGAAAGGGGATATTATGATTCCTACCTCTCATATTTTTGAAGGAACAGCAGATAACTATCCTTTTGAAAATGCATTGAAACTTGATGATTTTAAAGATGATGAATTAAAAGCTTTTGAAGGCCCGATGATCACAGTTTTAGGAACTTCGCTTCAAAACAGAGATATTCTTTCTTATTTTATGAATACTTCATGGAGGGCTATTGGTCTTGAAATGGAAGGGGCACATTATCAGAAGGCTATTCAGGTTGCTTCTAAAATCAGACATCACATTTCACCGGATCTCTTTGTATGCTATGCGTATTATGCTTCTGATAATCCTTTGGAAACAGGAAGTACATTATCTTCAGGAGGGTTAGGTCTTACGGGAGTAAAACCAACTTATCTGATCACTTTAAGAATCCTTGAAAAGATCTTAAGAAGCGGAAAGAAAGAAGCTTCTTCTAAAAAATAA
- a CDS encoding M1 family metallopeptidase, whose protein sequence is MRKSAAIIFAFIISQFQAQQGAYYQQAAKYKMDIDVNAEKFTYQGKQTLEYTNNSPDELNVVYFHLYWNAFKPGSMMDQRVASQGKNGDSRLQKDGISRLASIPKDQEGVQNIHWIKQNGKDLKFEVQETIMKVYLAEPIKPNTTTVFTMDWDSVIPQQIRRSGRNNREGVDMTMTQWYPKIAEYDYDGWATFDYMGREFHAPFSDFDVTIKINKDYVIGAGGILENPADVKGYDANAKIKAEKDKKVSWRWTAKNILDFAWSADRDYSVESFNVPEGPKVYLVYQKNDKTKAWGEAQPYLTKYFQIMNSHFGKYVYPSYAFIQGGDGGMEYGMCTMILGEAKSIKDLMGLMAHEGSHSWYQQMLATNESVRPWMDEGFTSYAEGYTMYQLFPEQLPNPFVERLDAYRKFVKKGIEEPAVWLGDHHDNGTAYTYASYVKGELYLVELAYIMGEQNLAETLKQYYDQWSMKHPSDRDFLHIAQKVSGMDLKWFHNYWINTTKTIDYGIKDVKYEAKSTTITLVNNGQVPMPIDFSVMTKDKKVVTYQIPLNMTHTWKEKDAYGEFKTMPYWPWTQKQYTITVPYTKSQLSVLGIDFSQRLADVNMEDNFVEVK, encoded by the coding sequence ATGAGAAAATCGGCTGCAATCATTTTTGCGTTTATCATTTCACAATTTCAAGCTCAGCAAGGAGCTTATTATCAGCAGGCTGCAAAGTACAAGATGGATATTGATGTCAATGCTGAAAAATTTACCTATCAGGGAAAACAGACCTTGGAATATACCAACAATTCACCGGATGAGCTGAATGTGGTTTATTTTCATCTGTACTGGAATGCTTTTAAGCCTGGTTCTATGATGGATCAGAGAGTAGCTTCCCAGGGTAAAAACGGTGACTCAAGGTTGCAGAAAGATGGAATTTCAAGGCTGGCCTCTATTCCGAAAGATCAGGAAGGTGTTCAAAATATTCACTGGATCAAGCAAAATGGTAAAGACCTGAAATTTGAAGTTCAGGAAACCATTATGAAGGTCTATCTGGCAGAGCCGATCAAGCCTAATACTACAACAGTCTTTACAATGGATTGGGATTCGGTGATTCCTCAACAGATCAGAAGAAGCGGAAGAAACAACAGAGAAGGCGTAGATATGACCATGACGCAATGGTATCCAAAGATTGCAGAGTACGATTATGACGGCTGGGCAACATTTGATTATATGGGAAGAGAGTTCCATGCACCGTTCTCAGATTTTGATGTTACAATTAAAATTAATAAAGACTACGTTATCGGGGCAGGAGGTATTCTGGAGAACCCTGCAGATGTGAAGGGGTATGATGCAAATGCTAAAATAAAAGCAGAAAAAGATAAAAAAGTAAGCTGGAGGTGGACTGCTAAGAATATTCTAGACTTCGCATGGAGTGCAGACAGAGATTATTCAGTAGAGAGCTTTAACGTTCCGGAAGGTCCAAAAGTTTATTTAGTTTATCAGAAAAATGATAAAACGAAAGCATGGGGTGAAGCACAGCCTTACCTTACAAAATATTTCCAGATCATGAATTCCCATTTCGGAAAATATGTATATCCAAGCTATGCATTCATCCAGGGAGGCGATGGTGGAATGGAGTACGGGATGTGTACGATGATTCTGGGTGAAGCTAAAAGTATTAAAGACCTGATGGGCTTAATGGCTCACGAAGGATCTCACTCTTGGTATCAGCAGATGCTGGCTACCAATGAGTCTGTAAGACCATGGATGGACGAAGGATTTACAAGTTATGCAGAAGGCTATACTATGTATCAGCTGTTCCCTGAACAATTGCCTAATCCTTTTGTGGAAAGACTGGATGCGTACAGAAAATTTGTTAAAAAAGGGATTGAAGAACCTGCAGTATGGCTGGGAGATCATCATGACAACGGAACGGCGTATACCTATGCTTCTTATGTGAAAGGCGAGCTTTATCTGGTAGAACTAGCTTACATTATGGGAGAGCAAAATCTTGCTGAAACTTTAAAGCAATATTATGATCAGTGGAGCATGAAGCATCCTTCAGACAGGGATTTCCTTCATATTGCACAAAAAGTTTCCGGAATGGATCTGAAGTGGTTTCACAATTATTGGATCAATACAACGAAAACCATTGATTATGGAATTAAGGATGTAAAGTATGAAGCAAAATCTACTACCATTACCTTAGTTAATAACGGTCAGGTTCCTATGCCGATAGACTTTAGTGTGATGACAAAAGATAAGAAGGTGGTTACTTATCAGATTCCGTTGAATATGACACACACCTGGAAAGAAAAAGATGCGTATGGTGAGTTCAAAACAATGCCTTACTGGCCATGGACTCAGAAACAGTATACCATTACGGTTCCTTACACAAAATCGCAATTATCTGTGCTGGGAATAGACTTTAGCCAGAGACTTGCTGATGTAAATATGGAAGACAACTTTGTAGAAGTGAAATAA
- a CDS encoding type III pantothenate kinase → MNSIVINVGNSNIRFGLFDDDNCDISWVINTKPYRTADELYVQMLMLYQTYKIEPKEIQKVIIGSVVPQLTKVMSAAIKKIHKVSPVIVDSTTPSIVQAKSKSRGTDIYANLVAAHMLYPGRKKIVLDFGTALTASCISETGESLGVIIAPGIITSLNSLISQTAQLPEIELKKPKTVLGLDTVSCMQSGMVYGFLGMVEGFIDRINDEVNDDCFVIATGGVSHVYKPLTNKIHLMDRLHTLKGLYFLGKDL, encoded by the coding sequence ATGAATTCAATCGTAATCAACGTAGGAAACAGTAATATCAGATTTGGTCTTTTTGATGATGATAATTGTGATATTTCTTGGGTAATCAATACAAAACCATACAGAACGGCGGACGAATTATACGTTCAGATGCTGATGCTTTACCAGACGTATAAAATAGAACCAAAAGAAATCCAAAAAGTAATTATTGGTTCTGTGGTACCCCAGCTCACCAAAGTGATGAGTGCTGCCATAAAAAAGATTCACAAAGTAAGTCCTGTAATTGTTGACAGTACAACGCCGTCAATTGTTCAGGCAAAATCTAAATCAAGAGGAACGGATATTTATGCCAATCTTGTAGCGGCTCATATGCTTTATCCTGGAAGAAAGAAGATTGTTTTAGACTTCGGAACAGCACTTACGGCAAGTTGTATTTCGGAAACCGGAGAATCTTTGGGTGTTATTATTGCCCCGGGCATTATTACTTCTCTGAATTCTTTAATCAGCCAGACTGCCCAGCTTCCGGAAATTGAGCTGAAGAAGCCTAAAACTGTTTTAGGATTGGATACGGTAAGCTGTATGCAAAGCGGTATGGTATACGGATTTTTAGGAATGGTAGAGGGCTTTATTGACAGAATAAATGATGAGGTAAATGACGATTGTTTTGTCATTGCAACAGGGGGTGTATCTCATGTCTATAAGCCTTTGACGAATAAAATTCATTTAATGGACAGGCTCCATACGTTAAAAGGACTTTATTTTCTGGGAAAAGATTTATAA
- a CDS encoding GNAT family N-acetyltransferase produces the protein MNRFPTLETERLILSQLEEKDIPFIVEYLQHRIYSDLTSNIPYPYTENDARFWLTISQEAFDEQIGYTFAIRNKEGQIIGAIGLHDREDDKAELGYWMAIPYWNKGYVTEAAKAIVDFGFKEMGLNKIFATHFPHNPASGKIMEKIGMEQEAVLRQHVKKDGEYHDLVMYAIFNHRD, from the coding sequence ATGAACAGATTTCCGACCTTAGAAACAGAAAGGCTCATTCTCTCACAATTGGAGGAGAAAGATATTCCTTTTATTGTTGAATATCTTCAGCATAGAATTTATTCCGATCTTACGTCTAATATCCCTTATCCTTACACAGAGAATGATGCCAGATTTTGGCTGACAATATCTCAGGAAGCTTTTGATGAGCAGATAGGATATACTTTTGCTATCCGTAATAAAGAAGGTCAGATTATAGGGGCTATCGGCCTTCATGACAGGGAAGATGATAAAGCGGAATTAGGATACTGGATGGCAATTCCTTACTGGAATAAAGGATATGTAACGGAAGCAGCAAAAGCAATTGTGGATTTTGGTTTTAAAGAGATGGGACTCAATAAAATTTTTGCTACTCATTTTCCACACAATCCTGCCTCTGGAAAAATCATGGAGAAAATAGGAATGGAACAGGAAGCTGTTTTAAGACAGCATGTCAAAAAGGACGGAGAATATCATGATCTTGTCATGTATGCTATTTTTAATCATAGAGACTGA
- a CDS encoding nucleoside deaminase, with the protein MFTDEYYMKMALQEAEAALEKDEVPIGCVVVSNNRIIARAHNLTETLNDVTAHAEMQAITAAANFLGGKYLKDCTLYVTMEPCVMCSGALSWSQISKVVIGARDEQRGFINKHLTLHPKTEMITGIMEKECSTIVKDFFKSKR; encoded by the coding sequence ATGTTTACCGACGAGTACTATATGAAAATGGCACTGCAGGAAGCAGAAGCCGCTTTAGAAAAAGATGAAGTCCCCATCGGATGTGTAGTGGTTTCTAACAACCGCATTATTGCAAGGGCTCACAACCTTACCGAAACATTAAACGATGTGACTGCTCATGCAGAAATGCAGGCTATCACTGCTGCTGCCAATTTCCTTGGAGGCAAATACCTAAAAGACTGCACTCTATATGTAACAATGGAACCCTGTGTAATGTGTTCCGGAGCTTTATCCTGGTCTCAAATTTCAAAAGTAGTGATTGGAGCGAGAGATGAACAAAGAGGGTTTATCAACAAACACCTTACTTTACATCCAAAGACTGAAATGATAACCGGAATCATGGAAAAAGAATGTTCTACGATTGTTAAAGATTTTTTTAAAAGTAAGAGATAA
- a CDS encoding helix-turn-helix transcriptional regulator, with product MKKDFYLTRYALIIKRLESSPATYSQLEDYLLNSFEFQDADIKSYSIRTLQRDIREISDLFNLSIHNKKKGDNRYYIESRPIMEVDEYNQKLLESFQVSNAMNTHPNFSDFIFFESRKPTGVENFYDLFFAIRNKRVVTFEHYNYKNKLMTSRKVHPLALKESKDRWYLIAIDTKDKILKSFGLDRINYLDVAKNQFREKYKYNFREHFKNAFGVMNLTEQKPEKIVLKCSRHQGEYIKSFPLHQSQKETKETPEEIYFEFFLHPTYDFMQEILSYGKEVTVLEPKCLVDDIRTHLQESLNRYLES from the coding sequence ATGAAGAAAGACTTTTATCTGACAAGATATGCCTTAATTATTAAAAGATTAGAAAGTTCTCCGGCTACCTATTCTCAGCTGGAGGACTATCTTTTAAACTCTTTTGAATTCCAGGATGCGGACATCAAGAGCTACTCTATCCGTACTCTGCAAAGGGATATTCGTGAAATTTCTGATCTTTTCAATCTTTCTATTCATAATAAAAAAAAGGGGGACAACAGGTATTATATTGAAAGCCGCCCGATCATGGAAGTGGATGAATACAACCAAAAACTACTGGAATCATTCCAGGTGAGCAATGCCATGAATACCCATCCCAATTTTTCCGATTTTATCTTTTTCGAAAGCCGCAAACCTACTGGCGTGGAAAATTTTTATGACCTCTTCTTTGCCATCCGAAATAAAAGAGTTGTGACTTTTGAGCACTATAATTACAAAAACAAACTGATGACCTCCAGAAAGGTACATCCTTTGGCATTGAAAGAATCCAAAGACCGCTGGTACCTCATCGCTATTGATACCAAAGACAAAATTCTGAAGTCATTCGGGCTTGACAGAATCAATTATCTGGATGTGGCTAAGAATCAGTTTAGAGAAAAGTACAAATACAACTTCAGAGAGCATTTCAAAAATGCATTTGGTGTTATGAACCTGACGGAACAAAAACCGGAGAAAATTGTATTAAAATGCAGCCGCCATCAGGGAGAGTATATCAAAAGTTTCCCTCTTCATCAGTCGCAGAAAGAAACCAAAGAAACACCTGAAGAGATCTATTTTGAGTTCTTCCTCCACCCTACCTATGACTTTATGCAGGAAATTTTATCTTATGGAAAAGAAGTTACCGTACTGGAACCTAAATGTTTAGTTGATGATATCCGTACTCATTTGCAGGAGTCGCTGAACCGATATCTGGAGAGTTGA
- a CDS encoding SMI1/KNR4 family protein, producing the protein MSLQYFKELNEYLIKNKWNNSNVSLASINQLEIKINKEFPKAYKEFLELTGKHFYPIHNSNTGLGGTFDFLESANENAKEQLKDYGLQNIIKRDFWTIAESDGSIYIHYIFFDEGDNPPVYGLDMEGYTDDSMDSKEFHRKIANSFTEYIQNSINTYNHKLDK; encoded by the coding sequence ATGAGCTTACAATATTTTAAAGAACTTAATGAATATCTTATAAAAAATAAATGGAACAATAGCAATGTTTCTCTTGCTTCAATAAATCAATTGGAAATAAAAATTAATAAAGAATTTCCAAAAGCTTATAAAGAATTTTTGGAATTAACGGGAAAGCACTTTTATCCTATTCATAACTCAAATACAGGTTTAGGAGGAACCTTTGATTTTTTGGAATCCGCAAATGAAAATGCCAAAGAACAATTAAAAGATTATGGATTACAAAATATAATTAAGCGAGATTTCTGGACAATTGCAGAGTCTGATGGTTCTATTTACATCCATTATATATTTTTTGATGAAGGAGACAATCCTCCCGTTTATGGGCTTGATATGGAAGGATATACGGATGACAGTATGGACTCGAAAGAATTTCATAGAAAAATAGCTAATAGCTTTACTGAATATATCCAAAATTCTATTAATACATATAATCATAAACTGGATAAATAG